One genomic window of Candidatus Trichorickettsia mobilis includes the following:
- a CDS encoding site-specific tyrosine recombinase XerD: MEFTEQFLEMMMAERGIAKNSVLGYKRDLLDFSIFLIDKKLSALNVNIEHINGFIRFLAAKNLQARSINRKLSTIKTYYAFLVSENYTTHNPVLIVDLPKYSSKLPLILQVAEIKELLNCCDLDKTPEGLRLKAMIHLLYASGLRVSELVSLKLSNLLRSTNKSEIKKIFTIEGKGNKERHVVINDQAISSIMEYLLVRNLFVGSHKPKNILYLFPSIAESGYMTRQNFAILLKQLAIKAGLDPNNISPHVLRHSFASHLLEGGADLRVIQELLGHADISTTQIYTHLQTNYLKKILNECHPLNKAIDDYE, translated from the coding sequence ATGGAATTTACTGAGCAGTTTTTAGAAATGATGATGGCTGAGCGAGGGATTGCTAAAAATTCTGTGCTTGGGTACAAACGTGATTTATTAGATTTTAGTATTTTTCTAATTGATAAAAAATTATCGGCATTAAATGTCAATATAGAGCATATTAATGGCTTTATTAGATTTTTAGCGGCAAAAAATCTTCAAGCCCGGTCGATCAATCGTAAATTATCCACTATAAAAACTTATTATGCCTTCTTGGTTAGTGAGAACTATACTACTCACAATCCGGTGCTGATAGTAGACTTACCAAAATATTCCTCTAAGCTACCTTTGATATTGCAGGTAGCTGAAATCAAAGAGTTGTTAAATTGCTGTGACCTAGATAAAACTCCTGAAGGATTACGGTTAAAGGCAATGATTCATCTACTATATGCCAGTGGATTACGTGTATCAGAACTAGTAAGTTTAAAGCTTTCAAACCTATTAAGAAGTACCAATAAATCTGAAATCAAAAAAATATTTACTATTGAAGGCAAGGGCAATAAAGAAAGACATGTAGTAATTAATGATCAAGCAATCTCCAGCATTATGGAATATTTACTAGTACGTAACTTGTTTGTTGGTTCACATAAACCCAAGAACATACTATATTTATTTCCTTCAATAGCTGAGTCTGGATATATGACTAGACAAAATTTTGCTATTTTATTGAAACAACTCGCTATTAAGGCAGGCCTTGATCCAAATAATATATCACCACATGTACTGCGTCATAGTTTTGCTAGTCATTTGCTGGAAGGTGGCGCTGATCTTAGGGTGATCCAAGAATTACTTGGTCACGCCGATATTAGTACCACGCAAATTTATACACATTTGCAAACTAATTATCTCAAAAAAATCTTAAATGAATGTCATCCATTAAATAAAGCTATTGATGATTATGAATAG